CAAGCCCGATTCCGCCACCCACGCGGTCGCGGCCAGAATCATCGAAGGCATCGAGCTGGCCGGGCATTCGGCCGAGGCCGCCGATCTGGCGGCCGAAGGCTTCGATCCCCGCTTCACCGAACACGACATCGCGGTGCACCGCGAGCGGCGCACGCCAAGCGACGACGTGCGTTCGGAGCAGGCGCGCATCGACCGGGCCGACGCGCTCGTGCTGGTGTACCCGGTCTACTGGTGGTCCTTCCCGGCATTGCTCAAGGGCTGGATCGACCGGGTGTTCTCCAACGGCTGGGCGTACGACGAGGCGCCGGGCATGCCGCTGAAGAAGAAGCTGCACCGCCTGCCCGTGTACCTGGCCGCGATCGGCGGGGCGGACTGGCGCACCTATGCGCGCCACGGCTATTTCGGCGCCATGCGAACCCAGATCGACCACGGCATCTTCGACTACTGCGGTGCCGGCGTGCCGCGGTCCGAGCTGCTGCTCGAGCCGGCGGACGGCGACTGGCGCGAGAACTTCGAGACGGCCACGGCCCTGGGCCGCAAGGTGGCAACCGCTTCTAGTCCGACTCGGCAAACGCTTTCAGCTTCGGCAGAGCCGCTTCCCACTGGCGTGCGATGACGTCGAGTGTGCGGCGCGCATTCAGGGTTGGCCCGGATGGCCTGCCGCAGCCTGCGACAGCGCAATGCTCTCGCAGGCGCGCTTGACGATGCCCAGCCGCATCTCGAACTCGGGCAACACCCAGCGCCGGAATGCCGCCGCGGCGCCGGCTCTCGCGGCGCGCTCCGCCTCGGATGCGTCGGCCGCGTCGATGCGCGCCCAGGCCCAGGCCATCAGCGTGAGCATCACCACGCGCAGGTAGTCGTCGGCCACTTCATAGGGCAGCACGGGGTTGGCATGCGCGGCCATGGCGATGGTGGTGCCCAGGTAGCGCAACTGCGCGAGCCGGCGCTGCACGTCGGCATCGGCCTCGCGCGACGCATCGAGCGTGTCGCGCAG
The Variovorax paradoxus genome window above contains:
- a CDS encoding NAD(P)H-dependent oxidoreductase, translating into MHALVVVAHPKPDSATHAVAARIIEGIELAGHSAEAADLAAEGFDPRFTEHDIAVHRERRTPSDDVRSEQARIDRADALVLVYPVYWWSFPALLKGWIDRVFSNGWAYDEAPGMPLKKKLHRLPVYLAAIGGADWRTYARHGYFGAMRTQIDHGIFDYCGAGVPRSELLLEPADGDWRENFETATALGRKVATASSPTRQTLSASAEPLPTGVR